The Geothrix sp. genome has a window encoding:
- the murJ gene encoding murein biosynthesis integral membrane protein MurJ yields MSESPRARPSLLRSAGVVGLMTLLSRLTGLLQTFFLSHVLGAGAAADAYAVAFRLPNLLRRFTAEGTMTAAFLPTLAEAEAAEGEAAVKAVAARFLGTLLVILLLGVVLVLLFMGPLAGLLMLGRPEAQSELTTRLGRIMFPYLALVSLTAGFAGLLNLRHRFALAASVSVFWNLAFIAFGWLSLRLLGRGGPVPLETVSVVCALAVLAGGVLQLLVILPAVRKEGFGLALGLHLRDPWVRKALKRMGPGLLAAGIYPINALISAMLASMLPNGAQMVLYNSGMMGEMVLGLFAMSLATAGLPTLSRQAEARDWPALNRSLMQSISASVLLVLPASVGLAVLARPICALLFRTGAYNPAAADWTALTLVFQSVGLVFVAAQRLGNQALYALKDYRGPAALAGATLVVNVALSLALLKPLGTGGLALANGLASLAGLAGLLLRLRPRLPGLDLRPLLDATARALAACLLMGLLAWGGARLLTLDAPHTFTRATLALRVLPLVALCAVVYGATAAGFGHPEAKELLRKIRGKFGFILK; encoded by the coding sequence GTGAGCGAGTCCCCCCGCGCCCGTCCCAGCCTGCTCCGCTCCGCCGGGGTCGTCGGGCTGATGACGCTGCTGAGCCGCCTCACGGGGCTGCTCCAGACCTTCTTCCTCAGCCATGTGCTGGGGGCGGGAGCCGCCGCGGATGCCTACGCCGTGGCCTTCCGCCTGCCCAACCTGCTGCGCCGCTTCACCGCCGAAGGCACCATGACCGCCGCCTTCCTGCCCACCCTGGCCGAGGCCGAGGCCGCCGAGGGCGAGGCCGCGGTGAAGGCCGTGGCCGCGCGGTTCCTGGGCACCCTGCTGGTGATCCTGCTGCTGGGCGTGGTCCTCGTCCTCCTGTTCATGGGGCCCCTGGCGGGCCTGCTGATGCTGGGGCGCCCCGAGGCCCAGAGCGAGCTCACCACCCGGCTGGGCCGCATCATGTTCCCCTACCTGGCCCTGGTGAGCCTCACGGCGGGCTTCGCGGGCCTGCTGAACCTGCGCCACCGCTTCGCCCTGGCGGCCTCGGTCTCGGTGTTCTGGAACCTGGCCTTCATCGCCTTCGGCTGGCTCTCGCTGCGCCTGCTGGGACGGGGCGGCCCCGTGCCCCTCGAGACCGTCTCGGTGGTGTGCGCCCTGGCCGTGCTGGCGGGGGGCGTACTCCAGCTGCTGGTCATCCTGCCCGCCGTGCGGAAGGAGGGCTTCGGCCTCGCCCTTGGCCTGCACCTGCGCGATCCCTGGGTCCGCAAGGCCCTCAAGCGCATGGGGCCGGGCCTCCTGGCCGCCGGCATCTACCCCATCAACGCCCTGATCAGCGCCATGCTGGCCTCGATGCTCCCCAACGGCGCCCAGATGGTGCTCTACAACAGCGGCATGATGGGCGAGATGGTGCTCGGGCTCTTCGCCATGAGCCTCGCCACCGCCGGACTGCCCACCCTCTCCCGCCAGGCCGAGGCCCGCGACTGGCCCGCCCTGAACCGCAGCCTCATGCAGTCCATCTCGGCCTCAGTCCTGCTGGTGCTGCCGGCCTCCGTGGGGCTCGCCGTGCTGGCGCGGCCCATCTGTGCCCTGCTCTTCCGCACCGGCGCCTACAATCCCGCCGCCGCCGACTGGACCGCCCTCACCCTGGTGTTCCAGTCCGTGGGCCTGGTCTTCGTGGCCGCCCAGCGCCTGGGCAACCAGGCCCTCTACGCCCTCAAGGACTACCGCGGCCCCGCCGCCCTGGCGGGCGCCACCCTGGTGGTGAATGTGGCCCTCAGCCTCGCGCTGCTGAAGCCCCTCGGCACCGGCGGCCTGGCCCTGGCCAACGGTCTCGCCAGCCTCGCGGGCCTCGCGGGCCTGCTGCTGCGCCTGCGCCCCCGCCTGCCCGGCCTGGACCTGCGCCCCCTCCTGGACGCCACCGCCCGCGCCCTCGCCGCCTGCCTCCTCATGGGCCTGCTTGCCTGGGGCGGCGCGCGCCTCCTCACCCTCGACGCCCCCCACACCTTCACCCGCGCCACCCTGGCGCTGAGGGTCCTGCCCCTCGTCGCCCTCTGCGCGGTGGTTTACGGGGCGACTGCCGCGGGATTCGGACACCCCGAAGCAAAGGAACTCCTAAGGAAAATCAGAGGGAAGTTCGGGTTCATATTAAAATAA
- the nusB gene encoding transcription antitermination factor NusB, translating to MGVRRRGREYALQMLYAMDLTGYQPDQVFAGFYAIQDLNRDAFYYARRLVDGVHGHLDEIDGVLAKYAEHWKIHRMAAVDRNLLRLGLFELIYVKEVPFPIVINEALEIVKEFSDQEGTQFLNGILDAARKEFRPEENGPRIKKKVGAAEPPEES from the coding sequence ATGGGTGTCCGTCGCCGGGGGCGCGAGTACGCCCTTCAAATGCTGTATGCCATGGACCTGACCGGCTATCAGCCGGACCAGGTGTTCGCCGGCTTCTACGCCATCCAGGATCTGAACCGGGATGCGTTCTACTATGCCCGGCGCCTGGTGGACGGCGTGCACGGCCATCTCGACGAGATCGACGGGGTGCTGGCGAAGTACGCCGAGCACTGGAAGATCCACCGCATGGCCGCCGTGGATCGCAACCTGCTCCGCCTGGGGCTGTTCGAGCTGATCTATGTGAAGGAAGTCCCCTTCCCCATCGTCATCAACGAAGCCCTGGAGATCGTGAAGGAATTCAGCGACCAGGAAGGCACGCAATTCCTCAACGGCATCCTGGATGCCGCCCGCAAAGAGTTCCGCCCAGAAGAAAACGGCCCCCGGATCAAGAAGAAGGTCGGGGCTGCAGAACCTCCTGAAGAATCATGA
- a CDS encoding transposase: MTNYDVQLQKEFSLREFLEDCGREDTCGNALIRARYPEGFVCPECGSTGHYCLVRGQSQCQDYRKQTSPTTGTIFQGTKLPLTVWF; encoded by the coding sequence ATGACCAATTATGATGTTCAGCTCCAGAAGGAATTCAGCCTTCGAGAGTTTCTTGAGGACTGCGGCAGAGAGGACACCTGTGGGAATGCCCTGATCCGTGCCCGCTATCCGGAGGGGTTCGTATGCCCTGAGTGCGGCTCCACCGGGCACTATTGCCTCGTCCGTGGTCAATCCCAATGCCAGGACTATCGAAAGCAGACCAGTCCCACAACGGGAACCATCTTTCAGGGAACCAAGCTCCCGCTGACGGTCTGGTTCTAG
- a CDS encoding GSU2403 family nucleotidyltransferase fold protein, whose product MTPKTPKDNKRSPVRDLTSSKNETESILFTDQSEAKDVELVSESSATFAASGKSAKPMIKRLPVETQTLYNELLEHLQVADFMRSFSALSGNFLIRERGEGQYWYFRTSEGPESRPSEFYLGPDNDATRLLMATYKEGRTAVIDSESRSIRLTSMLRSGGLAMTDAASAKIIKGFGAAGVFKLGGVLIGTHAFVAIGNSLGVNWPSSVSTQDVDFGTPRQIDFGIPQTPQLLADLPTTVESLAMGFIPRIHIHNDVKPTSFVVLGKDWRIDLLTTPQGADRDTPVFIPRFKTHAQPLAFMEYCLDKTMNAIIVNGGSTLVRVPEPARFAIHKLLVASNRTKESFSKIEKDRLQAYLVLSFLEEERPGDITIAAEDACNRGPSWHRRIREQASRLPRVIPELQDVLDKAKH is encoded by the coding sequence ATGACTCCCAAAACACCTAAGGACAACAAGCGGTCACCTGTCAGGGATCTCACTTCATCAAAGAACGAAACAGAGTCCATCCTATTTACCGATCAGAGCGAGGCCAAAGATGTGGAGTTGGTTTCCGAATCAAGCGCGACTTTTGCTGCGAGCGGTAAATCGGCTAAACCCATGATAAAACGCCTGCCCGTCGAAACGCAAACCCTTTATAATGAACTTTTGGAACATCTTCAGGTCGCCGATTTCATGCGGTCATTTTCGGCTTTGAGTGGGAACTTTCTCATCAGAGAGCGTGGAGAAGGTCAATACTGGTACTTCCGAACCTCAGAAGGCCCTGAAAGTCGTCCCTCGGAGTTTTATCTCGGTCCAGACAACGACGCTACTCGGCTGCTGATGGCAACATATAAAGAAGGAAGAACTGCGGTCATAGATAGTGAGTCCCGCTCGATACGCTTGACCTCCATGCTCCGTAGCGGTGGTCTAGCCATGACAGACGCCGCCTCTGCAAAGATCATTAAGGGGTTCGGAGCGGCAGGCGTATTCAAGCTTGGTGGTGTATTGATAGGTACACATGCTTTTGTTGCGATCGGGAACTCATTGGGCGTTAATTGGCCATCTTCAGTCAGCACTCAAGATGTCGATTTTGGGACTCCAAGACAAATTGATTTCGGCATTCCTCAAACCCCACAACTTCTTGCTGATTTACCCACAACTGTTGAATCGCTAGCTATGGGATTCATTCCACGCATTCATATTCACAATGATGTGAAACCAACATCTTTTGTCGTTCTTGGGAAAGACTGGAGAATTGATCTGTTGACGACACCTCAAGGCGCTGATCGAGATACTCCCGTATTCATTCCTCGTTTCAAAACACACGCTCAGCCTTTGGCTTTCATGGAGTATTGTCTGGATAAAACCATGAACGCCATTATAGTCAATGGCGGTTCAACCCTTGTGAGGGTTCCAGAACCAGCACGATTTGCTATCCACAAACTTCTTGTTGCAAGTAACCGAACAAAGGAATCTTTCTCGAAAATAGAAAAGGATAGGTTACAGGCGTACTTGGTTCTCAGTTTTTTGGAAGAAGAGAGACCTGGAGACATCACAATAGCAGCCGAAGATGCGTGTAATCGAGGTCCAAGTTGGCACAGACGAATCAGAGAGCAAGCATCTAGGCTTCCGCGTGTGATTCCAGAGCTTCAAGATGTCCTAGATAAGGCTAAGCATTAG
- the accC gene encoding acetyl-CoA carboxylase biotin carboxylase subunit: MGAAIRRKSTPAAAAPADAPPFKKILIANRGEIALRVILACKEMGIQTVAVYSEADRNALHVRFADEEVCIGPPPSSKSYLNIPQVIAAAEVTGAEAIHPGYGFLSENAHFVEVCQACGITFIGPSGEIIRKMGNKAQAKATMLEAGVPLMPGSDGLVETVEEALVVAEQIGYPVIVKASAGGGGRGMRICNNAEELPDLYNTARSEAKNAFGDDGVYMEKYLLEPRHIEVQIMGDLFGNVVHLGERECSIQRRHQKLIEESPSAVLDPALRQRICDTAVRAAKAVGYYNAGTIEFLLDKRGDFFFMEMNTRVQVEHPVTELVTGIDIVKEQIRIAAGQKLSFRQEDVVQKGHAIECRINAEDPFKFTPCPGRITALHFPGGPGIRVDTAMHQDAVIPPHYDSMVAKLIAFGANRTEAIARMRRALDTLVIEGIKTTAPLHRRIMDQPDFIAGTFSTKWLEGYLEELKRDPTGDPR; encoded by the coding sequence ATGGGCGCAGCCATTCGACGCAAGTCAACCCCGGCTGCGGCGGCCCCCGCCGACGCGCCGCCCTTCAAGAAGATCCTCATCGCCAACCGGGGCGAGATCGCGCTGCGCGTGATCCTGGCCTGCAAGGAGATGGGCATCCAGACCGTGGCCGTCTATTCGGAAGCGGATCGCAATGCCCTGCATGTGCGTTTCGCCGACGAGGAAGTCTGCATCGGCCCCCCGCCCTCCTCGAAGTCCTACCTGAACATCCCCCAGGTCATCGCCGCCGCCGAAGTCACCGGCGCCGAGGCCATCCACCCGGGGTACGGCTTCCTCAGCGAGAACGCCCACTTCGTCGAAGTCTGCCAGGCCTGCGGCATCACCTTCATCGGGCCCAGCGGCGAGATCATCCGCAAGATGGGCAACAAGGCCCAGGCCAAGGCCACCATGCTGGAGGCCGGCGTGCCCCTCATGCCGGGCAGCGACGGCCTCGTGGAGACGGTCGAGGAGGCCCTGGTGGTGGCCGAGCAGATCGGCTATCCCGTCATCGTCAAGGCCAGTGCCGGAGGCGGCGGGCGCGGCATGCGCATCTGCAACAACGCCGAGGAACTGCCGGATCTCTACAACACCGCCCGCAGCGAGGCCAAGAACGCCTTCGGCGACGATGGCGTCTACATGGAGAAATACCTCCTGGAGCCGCGCCACATCGAAGTCCAGATCATGGGCGACCTCTTCGGCAATGTGGTGCACCTGGGCGAGCGCGAGTGCTCCATCCAGCGCCGCCACCAGAAGCTCATCGAGGAGAGCCCCAGTGCGGTCCTCGATCCGGCCCTGCGCCAGCGCATCTGCGACACGGCCGTGCGCGCGGCCAAGGCCGTCGGCTACTACAATGCGGGCACCATCGAGTTCCTCCTCGACAAGCGCGGCGACTTCTTCTTCATGGAGATGAACACCCGCGTCCAGGTGGAGCACCCCGTCACGGAGCTGGTCACGGGCATCGACATCGTGAAAGAGCAGATCCGCATCGCCGCCGGCCAGAAGCTCAGCTTCCGCCAGGAGGATGTGGTCCAGAAGGGCCACGCCATCGAGTGCCGCATCAATGCCGAGGATCCCTTCAAGTTCACGCCCTGCCCCGGCCGCATCACCGCCCTGCACTTCCCCGGCGGCCCCGGCATCCGCGTGGATACTGCCATGCACCAGGATGCGGTCATCCCGCCCCACTACGACTCCATGGTGGCCAAGCTCATCGCCTTCGGTGCCAACCGCACCGAGGCCATCGCCCGCATGCGCCGGGCCTTGGACACCCTGGTGATCGAGGGCATCAAGACCACCGCCCCCCTGCACCGCCGCATCATGGACCAGCCTGACTTCATCGCCGGCACCTTCTCCACCAAGTGGCTGGAAGGCTACCTTGAGGAGTTGAAGCGCGATCCGACAGGGGATCCACGGTAG
- the accB gene encoding acetyl-CoA carboxylase biotin carboxyl carrier protein: protein MSTSRKKPAADKKTPQASKATAAPRPAASRTTPTAIGLEEIKSLIALVGREPFQEFEFEAGDMRFRIRKDGPAPVVHAAPMVVAAPLAPAAMPSAPAPQPVGPVDEPGIHYVTSPIVGTFYRASNPSAAPYVSPGDYVKPGQTLCIVEAMKLMNEIESDVAGEVVKVLVENGTPVEYGERLYAVRIG from the coding sequence ATGAGCACTTCACGCAAGAAGCCCGCTGCCGACAAGAAGACCCCCCAGGCCTCCAAGGCCACCGCCGCCCCCAGGCCCGCCGCCTCCCGCACCACCCCCACCGCCATCGGCCTTGAGGAGATCAAGAGCCTCATCGCGCTCGTGGGCCGCGAACCCTTCCAGGAATTCGAGTTCGAAGCCGGCGACATGCGGTTCCGCATCCGCAAGGACGGCCCCGCCCCCGTGGTCCACGCGGCCCCGATGGTGGTCGCCGCCCCCCTGGCCCCAGCGGCCATGCCTTCCGCCCCCGCCCCGCAGCCCGTCGGGCCGGTGGACGAGCCCGGCATCCACTATGTCACCAGCCCCATCGTGGGCACCTTCTACCGCGCCTCCAATCCCAGCGCCGCGCCCTATGTGTCTCCCGGTGATTATGTGAAGCCCGGCCAGACCCTGTGCATCGTCGAAGCCATGAAGCTCATGAACGAGATCGAAAGCGATGTGGCCGGCGAAGTCGTGAAGGTGCTGGTGGAGAACGGCACTCCCGTCGAGTACGGCGAGCGCCTCTACGCGGTCCGGATCGGCTAG
- the ribH gene encoding 6,7-dimethyl-8-ribityllumazine synthase, with amino-acid sequence MGIFEGHIRVHEGDRFALVASRWNDFIVERLIDGAKDCILRHGGREDQLDLIRVPGSFELPQAAKLAAQSGRYAGVIVLGSVIRGGTPHFDMIAAEVTKGAAQVALDTGLPLAFGVLTTDSVEQAIDRAGAKMGNKGWEAAQSVLEMTDLAHALKAAAKGRK; translated from the coding sequence ATGGGGATCTTTGAGGGCCACATCCGCGTGCACGAGGGCGATCGCTTCGCCCTGGTCGCCTCGCGCTGGAATGACTTCATCGTCGAACGCCTCATCGACGGCGCGAAGGACTGCATCCTCCGCCACGGCGGACGGGAAGACCAGCTGGACCTCATCCGCGTCCCGGGAAGCTTCGAGCTGCCCCAGGCGGCCAAGCTGGCGGCCCAGAGCGGCCGCTATGCGGGCGTCATCGTGCTGGGTTCGGTCATCCGGGGCGGTACGCCGCACTTCGACATGATCGCCGCCGAAGTCACCAAGGGCGCCGCCCAGGTGGCCCTGGACACCGGCCTGCCGCTGGCCTTCGGCGTACTGACGACCGACAGCGTGGAGCAGGCCATCGACCGGGCCGGCGCGAAGATGGGCAACAAGGGCTGGGAGGCCGCCCAGAGCGTCCTCGAGATGACCGACCTCGCCCATGCCCTCAAAGCTGCTGCGAAGGGGCGCAAGTAG